The DNA segment TTTCTGAAAATAGTTTTCAAATACAGCGTTATTGTTGGGGATACCATCAACGCTTTTCAAAATTCATTTCATACTATTTAAGCTTGATTAAATTCTTCCTTTACTATTTGATCACTACAATTTTAATAGAGACCAATTAATGTAGGTATCAACGATGGATTAATAGATTCTTAATTTAGAGGTACATATAAAAAATACACAAACAACACAATCGTAAATCACTGTATCACTGTTATTTAACACAAGTCGAAAACATACATAAAAATACCTAGAAAGGATTCGATAATCTTGCATTATACACCAACGAAAGTTTATGTAAGAGTAAGATTTAATACATAAAAGGAAAAAATTAAGACTTTTATAATGCAATCACCCACAAAATAATTACTTAAAAAGGTCTTTTTTGAAGTGGAGGTTTTTTAATGATATGCTTTTATTTGTTCCCCCATCAATGGGTCAAAAAATAAAAAAGCTTTAAGTATTACTTAAAGCTTTTCTTTTAGATTTCATCATAAATACAACTTGAATTGGTCTGTTTATCCAGCTTTTCACTTCGCTTCTTTTTAAAATTTTAAAACAAGGAGCATCTCCAACATGGATATACCAAATAGTTGAAATTCTGTTTATTCTGATTTAGGATCAATACCTAAACGTTGATATACTTTACCTCCTCTTCCAAGGTGTTGTCCTATACCAAAATAACCACTCCCTTGCCCTGTCATGACAGGTCTTAATTTATAGATATCGACTAAATTCTTATTGTCTGCTTTTAATATTGCCGTGTCTACTTTAACGTCCATAATTTCTCCAACAAAATGAGTGTGTTTTCCTAAGTTTGTTATTTCTACTACTTTACATTCCAATACAACAGGGAACTCATGAACATAAGGTGCATCGACAAGTTTTGATCTAACGGGAGTTAAAGACAATTCTTCAAACTTATTCATTTCTTTACCCGTATAATGTCCAACCCAATCGACGTAAGAAATGAGTTTTTCGTTCGCTATATTAACAGTAAATGATTTTGTTCTCATCACATTTTTATAGGTGTAGGTAGCAGGTCGTAAAGAAACACCTATGCTTAATGGCTTAGAGTTAACAATACCAACCCAAGATGCGGCCATAACGTTGGGAGTTCCACAACTATCATATGAACCAATAATCCCAATGGGCATAGGAAAAAGAAAAGGTCTTTTACCTACTGATTTCTTTACATGTAGAGAATCCATAACAGCTTCTGATGTAATTAAATCATTAGCAATTTTCTCCTCTTTACTTTCATCGTAATTAAACTTAATAATTACACCAATCAGTATTAATACTAATACAATATTTAATAGTTCACTAAGTTTCATAAGACTTTATATTCTTTAGTATCTCTAGAGTTTTTCTTTTTAAAATTATCGATCACAAAACCTGTTGGGCATACTTTACACCACGGCTTTGAGTAGAATAATGAAAGGCCAATAAATAAAGCTCCGAAACCTAACATCCAACCAGATACAACTCGTACAGAAAATGAGGGAAAGGGTTCAACATAGGATAATTCGGGATAATAGCCAATGAGTATACTACCAATGAGGAGTATAGAAACCACCGTTTGTACGGGTAGGCTTCTTACTTTAAGCCAATTCATATTTCTCTTTTGAAAGGGAGAAACTTTTCCGGCTAACTCTTGAGCCGCTCCAAAAGGACACATATAATGACAATAGAATTGTTTTTTCGTTGTTAACGGTAATACCAATGACAAGACGATCAATACTAATGAAATAAAATTTGAACTTATAGAGATACCATGAATCACCCAACCATGTAATAATGATATTGAGATCATCTTTTGATACATAAAACCAAGAACTATTACTACCATGACCAATAATGTCGTACGGTAACTTTTCATTGGTTTATAATAACACACGATCAGCCCAAAGATGATCGTAGCCATTGATAAGACAAATTGAATGATTTCTAACCAAGACATCCCTTTTTTATGGAGTTTTTTACCAGTCAATTCAGATAGAGTTACCTGCACTGTTTCTATGATTCCATCACTGGTTTCTGTTGCTGAAGTTATACCATCTACATCCAAGTACATTGCTCTGTCAAAAGGCAAACCGTTCCAGGAATCTAATAATTTATCATCAACGATATACTCCATATATTCGTCAGATTCATTGTGCTGTAACAATGTCATTCTATGAATGATAGAATCATTATTATAACTAATCAACAATGGAACTTCTCCTGCAAACCCTTTTACATCACTAGCATAACTATGTGTAGAAAGTGCATATCCGATGATATCTTTATGTTTATTGTAAATGATAAGCTTACCCTCATTTTCACTGGTAAAATATCTAGCATCAGCATACAAATTCGTTACATCTTGAATACTGATTGTGATTTCTTTTTTAGGAGTATTGTCCAATAATTCAGAAATATTCCAACCTCCTGAAAAACCTACTGCTACAACTAATAGCATAATCAATGTCACTCTATAGAGGTTATAAACTTTCAGGGTTGGTTTCTTTTTCTTTGCAGTAATCTTTTTACGACTGCTTTTATTCGCAACCCTTTTTGGTACTTTCTTTACTTCTACTTTATTCATCATTTATTGTTTTCCAAAATCAAGTCAAATGGCTAATAGTTGAATTAAAAAAGTACATTCACTATAGAATAATGAATGTACCTGACTACATTTTTCAATTACTGTTTGATTTCGTCACACGTTATAACTTTATTACTATGAAAGTTATATATATACTTATTTTTCTTACTATATAATTGATATACTTAGCTTTAGCATCGTACTTTAGGTGAACATATTTTATTAACGTATTGACGTTGCCTGTTTAATTTTTCTACTTGCCTGTCCAATTATCTTTAAGTAATGGTCAGAAGGTAACCCTTCGTAATCAGCAAATACACCATTTACTGGAGGCTGATTGGTTACTTTCATGATTGCTGTTCCTTCATCTATTTCATCAAACATTGCTACATATAACATCTCAGATCCCTTATTGATCGTTATATCTATTTGTTTGTTCAGGAATTCTCCTTTTGACCTTGGAATAGCATTTAATGATGCATTTATACCATAGCCTCTATCCCCTTTCACATTTTGAAGGTTATACCAACTAAAACCTGGATAAATGGTAGGTACATAATCTACTCCCATTTGCTTACACCATGCGATATCTTCTGAAACCTGTTCCTTATAGACATCATTTTGTAGATGTTTCATTTTAAAACGACCAACAAACCATGGCTGAACAATGTCTACCTTTTTAATAACATCATGTAGAGCAGGATCAGGAAGACAATCTCCTTCTAGGCTTCTAAATTTAGTAGGTACACCCAGCATTACTGAGAAACCACCATATTTAGGATCATTTTTTAAGAAATTGATAAATCTTTCAATCTCACTACTTTGTATTGA comes from the Flammeovirga agarivorans genome and includes:
- a CDS encoding flavin reductase family protein is translated as MKLSELLNIVLVLILIGVIIKFNYDESKEEKIANDLITSEAVMDSLHVKKSVGKRPFLFPMPIGIIGSYDSCGTPNVMAASWVGIVNSKPLSIGVSLRPATYTYKNVMRTKSFTVNIANEKLISYVDWVGHYTGKEMNKFEELSLTPVRSKLVDAPYVHEFPVVLECKVVEITNLGKHTHFVGEIMDVKVDTAILKADNKNLVDIYKLRPVMTGQGSGYFGIGQHLGRGGKVYQRLGIDPKSE
- a CDS encoding FMN-binding protein, whose protein sequence is MMNKVEVKKVPKRVANKSSRKKITAKKKKPTLKVYNLYRVTLIMLLVVAVGFSGGWNISELLDNTPKKEITISIQDVTNLYADARYFTSENEGKLIIYNKHKDIIGYALSTHSYASDVKGFAGEVPLLISYNNDSIIHRMTLLQHNESDEYMEYIVDDKLLDSWNGLPFDRAMYLDVDGITSATETSDGIIETVQVTLSELTGKKLHKKGMSWLEIIQFVLSMATIIFGLIVCYYKPMKSYRTTLLVMVVIVLGFMYQKMISISLLHGWVIHGISISSNFISLVLIVLSLVLPLTTKKQFYCHYMCPFGAAQELAGKVSPFQKRNMNWLKVRSLPVQTVVSILLIGSILIGYYPELSYVEPFPSFSVRVVSGWMLGFGALFIGLSLFYSKPWCKVCPTGFVIDNFKKKNSRDTKEYKVL